Part of the Prunus dulcis chromosome 8, ALMONDv2, whole genome shotgun sequence genome is shown below.
AGTAGCCAATTAATGCGGTACATCAGATAAGACTACTGAATCCCCCTACATATCCAATGGAAAAGACACATTAGTGAAGTGCATAAGAGCTAGTGCAATTAATCCACAAGAACAAATCCaggaaaatagagagagaaataatCTACAAGAAATGTTCTTGGTCACTCATAAAAAGCAGCCTTTATATATGCAAGAccagaaatgaaaatttcaacatttgAGTAATCTAATTAGATTGGGCGTTCTCATTACACATTAGCTGGAATTAGAGCTATAACAAGACttcaaacaagaaattaaaaattgcaGTTTGTGATCATGCCACACTTGGCATTAACCCAAGTGAAGGAAGCAGACAGAGGGCGTCTAGGGCTGCCCGTCTTGAGCACCACTGATGGCCATTGACTGCTTTGATTGGTGGGGCTTTGCAACGCCCATCTCCATTGATTCATCAGCAGTAGCAGCAGTACTACTAGAACTGGGCTTCTTGATACTGCCTGTGCTTCCCTTCCTGCTGTCACGGTAGATGAAGTACAAGACCAGCTGCAGTGCCCCTAGGCCGCTTCCAAATCCATTTGGCACCTGCACACACCATAACATTTCTCCACACATCAGATTATTAACttctaatttcaatttaatcacatattaattttggttttagtcAATTAAGAAAGTACTTACAGCAACAAAAGGGTCATGGCCAAGTAGGCCAAAGATGAACCATGAAGTGCCACATAAGAAGGAGAAAagtgacaaaaaaaaaggcataaaTTCCACACTCTTGGTTCTGATCACTGTGCTCTGCAAACACATTTTTAAACACATCATTAATACAATAATTAATCTCAACCCACTGCATTAACccttaattatgaatattAAACTCACCATAATTGCGAGAGGCGAGCCATACATGATGATTGAGAATACGGTGGCTGCAAGCCCACAGAAGAGCTTCCTGGCCTTGCTGTGCAGAGCAAAGACTGAGACCAAAGCCACAGTGGAGAAGATAGCAAGCACAAAGGTGAAGAGGCCAAGAATCTTGAACTTCTCTCTCTTGGGGGCAAATATGATGAAGATCAACACATATATTGCTTCAATGGCTGCACCAGTACCATTGATGGTTGAGACCAAGATGTTGTTTGGGGACACAAAGGGCAGGCcatacctattttttttatattaatatcaTGCAGATCAAGCATTAGTTAGttttattgaacaaaattaattccAAGAACCAACATTTGATCGATTCCAAGAAGATGAAGGCAAATGAAAGAAAGatcaaaccaaaaacaataggaacagggaaaaaaacagagcAGAAACAGGGGCAAAAGTGTCATTTAATCCCATGTTAGTAACGAAGAGACAGAAAACCGTTGTGATTAAGCCGCGAAGTGAGGGGTAAAAAggtgaagaaagaaatttatAGAAAGCGGTTGAAGGAGCGAGAAGCATTGTACCAAGCGGAGAGGAGGCAGTTGAGCATAGTCATGACATACGGAATGCCTGAGAACTGCTCTGTGCTTCTCTTCCGTATGATCCTCTTGAATGTGATGCTAttataaaaccaaaatcaCTCCATAAATTCCAGAGAAAATTCAAGAAACACAGTAAAGATTCAAGCTTTTTGAACTATGCAGATTGTATGGAAAACCCATCTAAAGCAATGATCTTTAGACCCAAAAAGCAACTccatttgagagagagagagagagagagagagagagagagagagagagagagagagagagagagagagagagatacatGGGAGCCAAGAAGAGGAACAGAGCAGTGGCATTTCCTgtagaaaagaagaggaaaccATAAACAGAGCAACTAGACACACATACCTCAAAAAGAATTGATATGAAAGAAACCCAGTTGAGAAAACTCACCAACAACTCCAAAGAAGACCTTGAGAATATGCATTGTTTTCCGATCTCTTTCACACCAAATcttgaaaggaaagaaagaaaagaagaggaaccCAGATGAGGAAAAGCACTTGCAGAACCAAAAACTGgactgaaaaagaaaagagagagaagattaTCGAATGAAGAGCAAGTTGTTTCTTCAGAAAATGGCATATGGGgttttgagagagagggacGAGAAGCGCTTGGGtttttatagggaaaaaaacagagaaacagAAACTTGAAGGGTAAATAAATGGTATCTCCGTTGCAGTAAATACTGAAATGTAcgaattcttaattttttatttggcaaAGAGACTCTTGTCTACATCTTTGAGCAGTTTCAGCGGCAAGGGGAAGCCCGGGCAGGAAAGGGCCTAGGCCTGCGTGACGGCTCTAGCATGCAATGGCAAGCTTGGGTAATATCAACATGGGGTGGGaccaattaaaataataaaaaattaaaaatatatatataattttttatttataaatatctAATCATATTCTTTACTTCCCACGTCtaaatcatataaaaaataattatttatgtataaaaaaataaaaataatttaaagtgaACAGTAATTATTATTTGCCATAGTAACGAGTGGAAACACATTTTACCTTTTGTAAGAGCTGGTACTATCTATGTGAATAGCAACAGCTCTTGCCTCCTCTTGTTTTTTGCCATGATAAATAGGTGGAAGTGTTCTTACAGTCGCATAAATCTGACAATTTGGAATATATCCATACACATATCatataaatatcaataatatcgaaaaatatCAATGTTGATAATTTCTCTTACACTTTAGCAGCATTTGGTTAAAATATCTCTATAATATCActataatatcaataatatcgaGATGATAAAAAcagtgaaaattttgaatagttATTTACACTATCATCCTCTAaggtttcttgtgtttttACAAAAATCCCTCAGGTTTCAAAAATTACACACACCCGCTAAGGTTTCACTTTGAGGAGGCAGACGAGAGTTGGACAGAAGATGACGACGCACAGTTGAAACCCTAACGCTAGAGTGTGTCTGTCCTTGCTATCGAGGGAGTCCTTGGCATcaatattattgttatttgcTTTGCATGTTGACTAATAACCTCATAATTCTTGCGTAAAAGATTTGGATGAGTAATTCTTGTACACCTTTTTCCACTTCTTTGTCTCTTTATTTTTGCCTTTTATTGGTTACGAACTAGTTATTCATCTAACAGTAGTTCTCTCAGCTTTCCCTATTATTCTATTGTACTCTTTCTCTCTAAAGCCAACTTGCAATGTTTAGGGTTTCCAGCGCCGCTGGCCTTCTAAGGGGAGAAGGCTCGtcctctcctccctctctctccttggGAGGAGACATGTACGACGTAGATTTATTCTTCAATAACCAGTACGAGGTAGAACCAAAGTAAAAGGACTAAATTGCAACTTGACAATAAGACAAAGAATGCTAAATATGAGGTTTTGATTTATTCACTTGCTTGCAACAAAATGCTCCACGGAATCGGCTGAATATTAGCGAGTCCTATATCAAAGCAAATGTCCTGCCACAAAATTGTGACCTAAAGTCTTAAAGGAAGTCAAAGACAACATCAACTTTTAAGCAAAAGAATGGTTTTTAGCGACCATCAGTACAAAATTTGTATTTGCATGCTCCATCATACAATATATTTGACAGATTGTGATGTGTAAAATGACCAATCAATATATTTCATAAGATTATATAACACATGCTTTCAATGCCAAATAATTGAACTTCGGATATTCACATTTACTAGCCTCTCTGCACGCGCTTCCGCTCTTGCGAgatgcttttaaaaaaaaaaatttaatttagtgtagaactaaaaaaaaaaaagaagttatgttccataaaaataggacctattatctaattttgttttaatatgaaaaaaaaatgtgaatttaccatattatccttatttaattaataatttcaattctgaatgtttgaattaaccaagggcattttctggtattttgaatgtttcactatTCTCTACCTTatgctttatatatactattcaaaaaaatatatactagCCTTCCGCACGTGcgagttgattttttttaaaaattttaaaattattttagaattaaaaaagataataggtagttgtgttccataaaaataggatcttttatctgaattttcttttaattttaatttttttaaatatgaaaaatgtgaattaataattttatccatatttaattaataattttaattcttaatatttgtattaaacaaatacattttttaatattttgaatgtttcacaattATCAGCCTTCTggtttatatatatggagacagtcctgatctcttggactcctgtagtctaagagatttatggtcactcaccgttggatgtaaattcaacggttgacttgaatcgggtaataatcatttatgtcatattgcatttatatatatcattttgaaccattgaattaatatccaacggtgggtgaccacaatctcttggactcatgtggtccaagagatcgggactgtatatggAGATATAGATATGTGCACTAAATTTAACCCCGCTCCCCCACTCTAAAATGGGTTTTATTCACTTTGGTTGTTTTTGGATGGACGGTGCCATTTCAAGGCAGGTTTGTTGTTTAGTCCATCCTATGCCATCTCTAGCTGAACCCTATTAGTTACTGTCACACGTCATGTCCTGCTGACcaggattttttgtttttattttttctatctTCTTCTAAGAAATAGATTACGTCATTTCACCCGAAGTtctaaattcatttttttcttttttgatattgtttgtgtgtatatatatatatatatatatatatatataattctgattttttagATTATAGGAGTTTAAGAGATTTGTGATCACTCACCTTtgaatgtaaattcaacggttcactcactcttgcacttcttttaaaaaattattttaaatcattagattaatatccaacagtgggtgaccacaatctcttaaACTCCTGTGATATAAGAGATCGAGactgtttatataaatatatatataattaaaacctttttttaatatccTTTTCATTGATATTTTCTCTTGAGGAGAATGTATTGATTAGCTATCATCTTTGAAGCAAAGATGTTAAGCAGAAACAGCTATATCCAGCTACATATATCTGGAGAATTAGACAAACAAAGGGCTTGTATGCTACAACCATTTCATCTTATGAATATGCACTCTCTTATAATTTCACCGGCTTATTGGAGAAAAGGGTCGATAAGGCCAACAGATTTGGGTTTTAAATAGTACAGCAAGTTGTCCCATAGCACTTTGTCTTATGTGGGTTAGGGTTACGATAGTTTTCGTATTGACTGTCATCTATCACAACACAAAGTATCTTATCGACTGTCATCTATCACCGAGTATCGGAAGTCGTCAATTTGGTGAAGTTTTCTTGGAAAATCATAAGCCGACAAAAAAACTGTGTTCTCCGAAATAATAATGTCATGATGGTTTAGTGGAATATAAATCAGCAGAACTTAATTTGGCTCTATGAGTTAGCAACATGTGTAGGAGATAAGAATTTGAGAGTTGATAACTTGATGATCTTGAACTAGtttaaaaacttaaataaaCCATTTTTTGTTGCTAATACTTACTTAttcagtgtttttttttttttttaactcttCAGTCAAGTAGGCAGTCAGAagttgattttatttattgcaaaaaaaaaaaaaaaacttggttgattttatttaatgtgaaaataaattgtaaaaaaataataatcaattCAGTGACTGAGAAGATTCTAAGATAGAAGATGATATCAAACACATTTGtaagtaattaattaactattGTCCATGACGTGATTGATATTTTTGACTATTAGGATGAGGAAACATTCACTTATATACATGGATTGGTTATTCACATAATATTGTACCAGTATCACATAATAATTACTCAACAACGAGGAGATAAAATCTTGTGTAGACATAATTATAGGTACACAAATGATAGAACGGTGGCAAATGAGCAAGGGAATTCGAAAGAAGAATCCAAGCTTTGGCTAGGATAAGGATGTTAGGAATTGCTAATCCATCATGAACAAGGGAATTCGAAAGATATATGGAAGTTGCAAGCAATGTATATTGGTACCAACTCACGATTTCAGCTTTTAACGAACGACAATTAAAGGTGAGATTGGGCATGCAAGTTGTTACTTGGGTTTAGGCATGCAAGTTGCAACTTGAGATTAACAAATGgtattgaccaaaaaaaccaaaaagagagATTAACAAATGGCGTGCAAGTTGCAACATGGGATTACGCATTATTTGGAATTAACTTTAGAATTAAGCAGTTTAGGTGAGATTACCAACTGAATTCACTAGACTTTTTCTATCCCTAAATAGTCTTTTTAAATCCCAATTGAATACATTCATATGGATTAGTTCTCCACCTGTAGTTCAAGTTAGAGATCATCATATGTGGCCCAAAGAAAAGTTTTTTACAAAACCAATTACCTTCATTAtatttgttaaatttaattCCCTAATTATGTGCTTAGggtttctttgattttctctgGGTTCTCGCGTTGCTTAAATGACAGCGCATAAGTGAGGAGCTCAagaattttttccttttccatctTGGGAGCCAGTAGGAAGACGATCAACAAGTATATGGCTTCAATAGCTGCTCCGATAGTGTTGATGGTCAACACCAAAATGTTCTTTGGAGACACAAGTGGCAGGCCGTACCTGTTGGATGTTGCAAATACCAACTTGTTAGTTCACTAAACTACGTAGGCCATGAAAATTTATTGGTGCACACACAAATACGGtaattaatatgataattAGTATTCTCTTATCAAACTTATGTTTAGAATGTGACGTGTGAAAATGAACTTAATCAATGTCTCATATTCATTCCATATGAATAAGTCACCTTCTTATTATTTGGAAGAAGAGATGAAGCCAATGAATAAGAGATTCAACTTTGTATTGCTTAGAGaccaaaatatttaataaaagtaCCATGCACTGATCAAAGcccaagaaacaaaaagacatACCAAGCCGCTGAAAGGAGCAAAGTGATGAGGTAAGGAATGCCCGAGAGGTACTGCTCTGTGAACTTATTCTTCTTCATGATCCTCTTCAATGTAGTCCTATTAGTATTAAACCAAAATGcttaattcaaattaaaacGTGATTTTGCATAAATGATTTTAAGCTTTGACAATATCTAAGCGTACGTAGTGCATACATTGGCaccaagaagaggaagaaagcgATCGCATTTCCTGCATCAAAGTAAAGAGGCATAAATCGATAAACAAAATCCGAGAAACAATCTAAggttgaagaaaagaaaaaaaggaactgAAAACCCCACCAAAGACTGCTCGGAACAAGAACTTGAAAATATACATGAAGTCTTTAACACCAAACATTCTGAAAGACAGCATGCAGTTAAGAAAGGAGGGAAGAGATCAAGCCCTGAGCCTGAGAAGGAAAATCCATTGTGAAAGAGATTGCGAAGCCATTTATACGCTTAAATTAATGAgagaataaataaagaaaaataacaaaatatataacaagAGCAAGCCAGCCAGCTTTTCCGGAGAGATTCCCCCATGCAAAACTAGTGCCTGCCTACCTACCGCTGACTTGCATAACTCCTACGCAACTCAACTCTTTACCCTTGAGAGATTGCCCAAATTGTGACACATTTTCGGTTGCAACAAAATTGTGACTTGACCTAGTGTGAATCGAGTGAACTAGCTATAATATTCTTACCTAGCTAGTGACATTTTAATTCCGAATTAACATGTCGTGTTGTGTTTCATCCGGTTTATAACCCAAATATATGGCCAAACAAATTAGATTTGTGCTTGGACTTGAAACATTGAATGATGGCTCTCTACTTATAAGAAGGTGCTGACCAACTTACCTACATACTTAGGGACCAGTAGCTAGGTTTAAATTTTAAACTTGGGACGTTTGTCGAATAGTGGCGGCTCATGTTAGTGGTATTTATCTTTACTTCGTTATATTAAGTTTAAGGTTCAAATTTCATGTATGGACTAAATTTTGATACATGTGTGTATAGGGAGGGTTGCCCCTCTCTTGTGTACTGAATTCTGAAGTTCgttcaaaattattatattcaatttaaaaaaataacaaaatttagtCTGACTTCCTTTCATTTTCAGCTGGAAAATCCAATTCGAACCGATGCGATTATTCAGTTTGGCACTGTCAGGCTGTTGTCAACTTGGTTTCAGGTGGATATATGTGTACATCATTCATTTCGCAAGCTAGATCACGCTAGAACTCCTCCCACCCCCGAAACACAGATGAGATCgaattccaattttttttttttttttttttttctgtaaaccctaaaccctcaaTTATCATTTATGGTTCAAATTCCAGTAATGATATAAGAGGAAGACAAGGTCCAAGTCATAGAATAATAGAGGTCTCTGTATTGAAGTTCTTGAAGGCTAGGGGAAGGAAGCTTGCATAATCTTTTACTGGTTTGAGAGTGCGCCACAGTGTGTTGTCGGCATATCTTAGCTATTACAGGATAGGAATGAATAAACTCCATGGCCGATACAATTCCAATTATTTTATCTGAACAACCACCTAGTAGGAAAATCAGAGTTAAATATGGACGAAACTACACGTTATTAATGGCAAGTTCATATGAAATTTTAGCCGTTGTTGTGAGTGCCCTACGAGCGAGGTTAAGTGCTGCATGAAGGTTTCAAACATGGTAGTCAAATgcgattttttttcttgttttcagaAATTTATGTTCATAAATGCTGTTTCCTACGTTCAACTAGCAACATGATTGCAGTTAATTTTTCATGGTTGTATAAGTTtgctttttattatttttatttttttt
Proteins encoded:
- the LOC117637622 gene encoding bidirectional sugar transporter SWEET1, with translation MHILKVFFGVVGNATALFLFLAPIITFKRIIRKRSTEQFSGIPYVMTMLNCLLSAWYGLPFVSPNNILVSTINGTGAAIEAIYVLIFIIFAPKREKFKILGLFTFVLAIFSTVALVSVFALHSKARKLFCGLAATVFSIIMYGSPLAIMSTVIRTKSVEFMPFFLSLFSFLCGTSWFIFGLLGHDPFVAVPNGFGSGLGALQLVLYFIYRDSRKGSTGSIKKPSSSSTAATADESMEMGVAKPHQSKQSMAISGAQDGQP